A single region of the Chryseobacterium culicis genome encodes:
- the asnS gene encoding asparagine--tRNA ligase, whose amino-acid sequence MKKQTIKEVLKDYKKVLHHDITVYGWVRSFRANRFIALNDGSTINNLQIVVDFENFDEAIIKNISTASSLKVVGEVVESQGAGQSVEIIAKKIIVLGDNFTEELQSTILQPKKHSLEKLREQAHLRFRTNLFGAVFRVRHAVSFAVHSFFNQNQFFYINTPVITGADAEGAGEMFGVTNFDLNNMPKTEEGEIDFAQDFFGKKTNLTVSGQLEGETAAMGLGRIYTFGPTFRAENSNTTRHLAEFWMIEPEVAFNNLEDNIDLAEDFLKYVIQYVLDNCKDDLEFLDNRFAEEQKTKPEKERAKEGLIEKLQNVVAKRFKRVSYTEAIEILLNSKENKKGKFAYPVESWGTDLQSEHERYLVEKHFESPVVLFDYPKEIKAFYMKLNDDNKTVAAMDVLFPGIGEIIGGSEREARLDVLKQKMADMHVDEHELWWYLDTRKFGSVPHAGFGLGLERLVLFVTGMTNIRDVIPFPRTPKSAEF is encoded by the coding sequence ATGAAAAAGCAAACGATCAAAGAAGTCCTAAAGGATTACAAGAAAGTATTACATCATGACATTACCGTTTACGGATGGGTAAGATCCTTCCGTGCAAATCGCTTTATTGCGCTTAATGATGGTTCTACGATTAATAATTTGCAGATAGTTGTTGATTTCGAAAATTTTGATGAAGCAATCATCAAGAATATCAGTACTGCTTCTTCTCTGAAAGTAGTAGGTGAAGTGGTAGAAAGCCAGGGAGCAGGACAGTCTGTGGAAATTATCGCTAAAAAGATTATTGTTTTAGGAGATAACTTTACAGAAGAACTTCAGAGTACCATTCTTCAGCCTAAGAAACACAGCCTTGAAAAGCTTCGTGAGCAGGCACACTTAAGATTCAGAACGAACCTTTTCGGAGCTGTGTTCAGAGTGCGTCACGCTGTAAGTTTTGCAGTTCACTCATTCTTCAACCAAAACCAGTTCTTCTATATCAACACTCCGGTTATTACAGGAGCAGATGCAGAAGGAGCAGGTGAAATGTTTGGAGTAACAAACTTTGACCTGAACAACATGCCTAAAACTGAAGAAGGAGAAATTGATTTTGCACAGGATTTCTTCGGTAAAAAAACAAACCTTACCGTTTCAGGACAGCTTGAAGGAGAAACTGCAGCAATGGGATTAGGAAGAATCTATACTTTCGGACCTACTTTCCGTGCTGAAAATTCCAACACAACAAGACACCTTGCAGAATTCTGGATGATTGAGCCGGAAGTGGCATTCAACAACCTTGAAGACAATATCGACCTTGCGGAAGATTTCTTAAAATATGTGATCCAGTATGTATTGGATAACTGTAAAGATGATCTTGAATTCTTAGACAACCGTTTTGCAGAAGAGCAAAAAACAAAACCTGAGAAAGAAAGAGCAAAAGAAGGACTTATCGAAAAACTTCAGAATGTAGTGGCTAAGCGTTTCAAACGTGTAAGCTATACGGAAGCTATCGAAATCTTATTGAATTCTAAAGAAAACAAAAAAGGAAAATTCGCTTACCCGGTTGAAAGTTGGGGAACTGACCTTCAGTCTGAGCATGAAAGATACCTTGTTGAGAAACATTTTGAAAGCCCGGTAGTCTTATTTGATTATCCGAAAGAAATCAAAGCTTTCTACATGAAACTGAATGATGATAACAAAACCGTTGCCGCTATGGATGTTCTTTTCCCTGGTATCGGTGAGATCATCGGTGGATCAGAAAGAGAAGCAAGACTAGATGTTTTAAAACAGAAAATGGCAGATATGCACGTAGATGAGCATGAACTTTGGTGGTATCTTGATACCAGAAAATTCGGTTCTGTGCCACATGCAGGCTTTGGTTTAGGACTGGAAAGATTAGTTCTTTTCGTAACAGGAATGACGAATATCAGAGATGTAATTCCTTTCCCAAGAACGCCGAAAAGCGCTGAATTCTAA
- a CDS encoding helix-turn-helix domain-containing protein yields MMKIKSLLLFFIIGVVFYHAQTLNIRKNSLEESTYEELEKEFYNSAVGEENSKSIADYYLKKAKSEKNTTQIAEGYVMLHFTEDLPNALKYLDSLQYITKKSKENTYPARIYLLRGNLYSKNDNLQSAFNNYILGLKYAKEKGNKRQIAMAHISIAYLNNYIGKHAETAKVLRHYAYDTDYMNEDEINSLKLNLADAYIEINKMDSAYVLIKDGLLDSKKNKDVYRYHQNLGLLGYYNLHSRNYQKAIDGLLECEKYFFTKSNGSKRNQNYTLLYLGKSYAGLKEKEKTVGFFQKIDSLVLKTNYIYPELRDVYTYLIDYYKENGDKEKQLYYVDRFLKVDQVLDMQFRYISRELPRRYDTPELQQEKESITNELTKRKSLFYIVLSLLLISHLLFINVYFKYKKSEKNYKKIAQDLIQSVNENRVGKNTDPETPIEIHSEILPVENTENSEDKTSRTISEDIAQTILKELEIFENKDQFLNKGITLGSLAKKIKTNSKYLSEIINTYKGKNFATYLNDLRIDYAISRLANDRKFRSYKIPFIAEELGYNNEQAFTLAFKKRTGTPLSIYLKEIENMSSNQG; encoded by the coding sequence ATGATGAAAATAAAATCTTTACTACTGTTTTTTATTATAGGGGTTGTGTTTTATCATGCACAAACCCTTAATATTAGAAAAAATTCTCTGGAAGAAAGTACTTATGAAGAATTGGAAAAAGAATTCTATAACAGTGCTGTGGGAGAAGAAAACAGTAAAAGTATTGCCGATTATTATCTTAAAAAGGCAAAATCTGAAAAAAATACCACTCAGATTGCTGAAGGATATGTTATGCTTCATTTTACTGAAGATTTACCCAACGCATTAAAATATTTAGACAGCTTACAGTACATCACAAAAAAATCCAAAGAAAACACCTATCCGGCTAGAATTTATCTGCTAAGAGGAAATTTATACTCTAAGAATGACAATCTTCAATCTGCATTCAATAATTATATCCTGGGACTGAAATATGCAAAAGAAAAAGGAAATAAGAGGCAGATTGCTATGGCACATATCAGTATTGCTTATCTGAACAATTATATAGGAAAACATGCAGAGACAGCAAAAGTACTGAGACACTATGCTTATGATACAGATTATATGAACGAAGATGAGATAAATTCTCTCAAACTGAATCTGGCAGATGCTTATATAGAGATCAATAAAATGGATTCTGCTTATGTATTGATAAAGGATGGGTTGCTGGATTCTAAAAAAAATAAAGATGTTTACCGATATCATCAGAATCTTGGGCTGCTTGGATATTATAATCTGCATTCCAGAAATTATCAGAAAGCCATCGATGGCTTATTGGAATGCGAAAAATATTTCTTTACAAAAAGTAATGGCAGTAAAAGAAACCAGAATTATACCCTTTTGTATTTAGGGAAATCCTATGCCGGGCTGAAAGAAAAAGAGAAAACAGTAGGCTTTTTCCAGAAGATAGATTCTTTGGTTCTTAAAACAAATTATATCTACCCCGAGCTGAGAGATGTATATACCTACCTGATTGATTATTATAAAGAAAACGGTGATAAAGAAAAGCAGCTGTATTATGTGGATCGCTTTTTAAAGGTGGATCAGGTGCTGGATATGCAGTTCAGGTATATTTCCAGGGAGCTTCCGAGAAGATATGATACTCCGGAACTACAGCAGGAGAAAGAAAGTATTACCAATGAGCTTACGAAAAGGAAAAGTCTTTTCTATATTGTTTTAAGTCTTTTGTTGATTTCACATTTATTATTTATCAACGTTTATTTTAAATATAAAAAATCTGAAAAGAACTATAAGAAGATTGCTCAGGATCTTATTCAGTCCGTTAATGAAAATAGGGTAGGGAAAAATACAGATCCGGAAACCCCAATCGAAATTCATTCTGAGATTCTTCCGGTAGAAAATACAGAAAATTCTGAGGACAAAACATCCAGAACCATTTCTGAAGATATTGCCCAGACTATTTTAAAAGAACTTGAGATATTTGAAAACAAAGATCAGTTTTTGAATAAAGGAATTACATTGGGAAGTCTTGCCAAAAAAATAAAAACAAACTCGAAATATTTGTCGGAAATTATCAATACTTACAAAGGAAAAAACTTTGCTACTTATCTCAACGATCTCCGTATTGATTATGCCATCAGTAGATTGGCCAATGACAGAAAATTCAGGTCTTATAAAATTCCTTTTATTGCTGAAGAATTGGGATATAATAATGAACAGGCCTTCACTTTAGCCTTCAAAAAACGCACCGGAACACCACTTTCTATCTATCTGAAAGAAATCGAAAATATGTCTTCGAATCAAGGTTAA